DNA sequence from the Chitinivibrionales bacterium genome:
TGATTGTACAATAGAGAGATATTGCAGAAAAGTATGCAAATCGATTTTCTTTAATGTATAATTTTAAAAGTACGGGTGTATTACAAAAGTTAAGAAAGAGTCTTTTTACGGCATGAGAGGATTCATACTGGCGGCAGGGTTCGGCACACGGCTCCGTCCTCTGACAAATCATATCCCCAAATCACTCCTTCCCGTCTGCGGTATCCCCCTTTTGGAGCGTCGGTTGAAGTTTCTTACCGATAACGGCATTGAGACTATCGGAGTAAATTCTCATTATCTCCACGAACAGTTCGAGACCTTTCGGAATAACTGTCCTATCGGATTTGATCTCTTTCATGAGACCGATTCGATCAGGGGAAGCGGCGGGCCGCTCTATTTTGCTAAAGATTTTTTACAGCAGTCGGACATATTCTGTATCTGCAATGCCGAACCTCTGACTGTCTTTGATTTACAAGAGAAGTATAGCCAATTCAGGCGTTCCTCGTCGGTGTGCACCCTGCTTGCCGCACCGTCGCCGGGCAACGGGACAGTCTTTTATGAGCCGGAATCGGGCGAATATGTCGGCCCCCGTAATGAAATTCAGAACAAGCAGGGGCTTGGGAGCGCCGATTTTATCGGTGTTGCCCTTTATCGGAAAGAGTTTCTGGAATTGATGCGGCCCGATGATTTCTCGATCCTGCCGATCTGGAAGCGGGCGCAGGAAAATGGCTTGCATGTAACGGTAAGTATTATCGATGAACTCTACTGGAAAGATATCGGTAATCCGGGAGAATTTGCAGAGATCCATTTTGATTTTCTGGAAGGAAAAACACCCCTTGATATTCCCCGGGATTATGTTTTTGACAGGGAGCGAAAAGTTGCCTTTCCCGCTGGCCTCGCTCGTGACCGGGCACAGCAACTTAAAGAGCATGTATGGTGCGATTCTGCTTCCTTGCCTGATGACGTTGTATTTTTTAGATCGGTAATTTTGCAAAAACCAGTCAATCTTACAGAAAACGGTTCAATAGAAAAAGCAATTATTTCTTTCGGGGAGGTCGTTTCACTTGAGTAGCAGGACAATTGTTTTAACACCGGCACAAGAAGAATTTTTAGAAAAGAACATACCGAGTTTTTCATTTTCTCTCTGGGATATTTCCGAAGCCGCAAATGCCGGCTCCGACCGCCGGTTTGTCCGTGTATCCCATAAAGATCATTCCGATCAATCGTATATCCTTATTATCTGGGACAGCAGCGAGCGCGATTGGGGCCGTTTTGTGGCAATACAACGGGATCTCAAAAGTAGACTCAATTGCCTTCCCCATATCCTTCACCACGATGCATCACACGGCTTAATTCTCGAAGAAGATTTTGGTAATCGGACGCTCAATAAAGTCTGCCAAGCCAGTCTTTCGGAAAATGAGATGAGCGCTTTATATAAACGGGTGATCGGCGCTCTTGTCAAGTGGCACGGTGTCCGTCCAGGGTGGAGCAAAACGGTTGCATCCAGGAGTATGGATGAGGCCATGTTTTTATGGGAAAGCGATTATTTCGGTACCCATTGTGTGACTGAATTCGCTGGCTGCGATGACCTTTTAGATGACAGGTGGGAAAAGGAGCGCCGGGAATGCGCCTGGCTGGCGTCGAGTTTTCCCCGTGTGTGTATCCACAGAGATTTTCAATCGGAAAACATTCTACTGTACCACAACAGGATCTGCTTTGTCGATTTCCAGGGAGCCCGGATGGGACCTGCGGCCTACGATCTGGCATCACTAGTGTATGATCCCTATGTTGAATTTCCTGGTAATGGATGGTTTGCCGATGAAATGCTTTCGTATTATCGTTC
Encoded proteins:
- a CDS encoding NTP transferase domain-containing protein, which produces MRGFILAAGFGTRLRPLTNHIPKSLLPVCGIPLLERRLKFLTDNGIETIGVNSHYLHEQFETFRNNCPIGFDLFHETDSIRGSGGPLYFAKDFLQQSDIFCICNAEPLTVFDLQEKYSQFRRSSSVCTLLAAPSPGNGTVFYEPESGEYVGPRNEIQNKQGLGSADFIGVALYRKEFLELMRPDDFSILPIWKRAQENGLHVTVSIIDELYWKDIGNPGEFAEIHFDFLEGKTPLDIPRDYVFDRERKVAFPAGLARDRAQQLKEHVWCDSASLPDDVVFFRSVILQKPVNLTENGSIEKAIISFGEVVSLE
- a CDS encoding phosphotransferase — its product is MSSRTIVLTPAQEEFLEKNIPSFSFSLWDISEAANAGSDRRFVRVSHKDHSDQSYILIIWDSSERDWGRFVAIQRDLKSRLNCLPHILHHDASHGLILEEDFGNRTLNKVCQASLSENEMSALYKRVIGALVKWHGVRPGWSKTVASRSMDEAMFLWESDYFGTHCVTEFAGCDDLLDDRWEKERRECAWLASSFPRVCIHRDFQSENILLYHNRICFVDFQGARMGPAAYDLASLVYDPYVEFPGNGWFADEMLSYYRSYGRGKIDPSSFRICAVQRLMQALGAYANLSIHKKKPRYRHFMPIALKRLYHVLSADTDFPHLRTITESCLERIEVASTV